The genomic DNA TATTCCAATGTCTGCTTTACAAGGAGATAATGTGGTAACAAAATCTGAAAACACACCTTGGTATAAAGGCGAAACATTATTGCATCATTTAGAAAAATTAGATGCAGCGGCTATCAATGAAGTGTCTCAAGTTCGGTTTCCTGTGCAAACAGTAATCAGACCAAAAACAGATGAATATCATGATTTTAGAGGGTATGCTGGTAAAATTTATGGAGGAGATTTTGAAGTTGGAGATGCTGTATCTGTTTTACCATCTTTAACAAAATCAACAATAAAAAGCATTCATTTTTTTGATAAAGAGTTTGCGAAAGCAAAAAACGGAAGTTCGGTTACCATTACATTAGAAGACAATGTAAATGTGAGCAGAGGAGATATGCTGGTAAAAGTTTCCGAAGAACCAAAAATTACAAAAGAACTAAATGCAACCATTTGTTGGATGGACAAGGAGCCTTTAAAAGCTAGTCAGAAATACTATATCAAACACGGTGTAAATGATGCGCAGGCAAAAATTACACAATTATCGAGTATTATAAAAACAGATTTTTCAGGAAAAATTGACAATCCGTCTGAATTAGAATTGAATCAGATAGGAGATATTCAATTGAAATTAAGCAAACCTTTATTGGTAGATGCGTACAATGAAAATAAATCGAATGGTTCATTTATTTTAATCAATCCGAAAACAAACAATACCGTTGGTGTTGGTTTTATTCGCTAATTTAAAAAAGTATGGCAATTATAATAACAGACGAATGCATCAATTGTGGTGCATGTGAACCAGAATGCCCAAATACGGCTATTTATGAAGGGGCTGAAGATTGGAAATATGGTGAAGGAACTTCGTTAATAGGAGATGTAGAATTAAAAAACGGAGTAACAGTAAATGCAGAAGAAACTCAAGAAGCTGTGTCTGATGAGTATTATTTTATTGCTCCAGATAAATGTACAGAATGTATTGGCTTTCATGAAGAACCACAATGTGCAGCGGTGTGTCCAGTAGATTGTTGTGTGCCAGATGATGCACATATAGAAACTGAAGAAGAGCTTTTAGCGAAACAAAAGTTTTTACATAATTAAAAAATTAACGCTTTTATAAGCTTATAAGAAACAGAATAATGCAAAGTTTTAGAACCGAAATAGAGAATCCGATAGTAGAAAAAGACATTCTAGAATTAGAACGTAAAATACACCTTTTTAAAGAAGGAAAAATAGACGAAGAACGTTTTAGAAGTTTACGTTTGGCTAGAGGAATTTACGGACAACGCCAGTTTGGTGTTCAAATGATTCGTATAAAACTACCTTTTGGTAGGGTTACGAGTGAGCAGTTACATAGAATTGCTGATGTTTCTGATGAGTATTCTAGAGGAAGATTACACATTACCACAAGACAAGATATTCAAATACACCATGTAAGTTTAGATAGAACGCCAGAATTGTGGGCACAATTAGAAAAAGATGATATTACCTTACGTGAAGCTTGTGGAAATGCAGTAAGAAATATTACAGCTTCAGAAACTGCAGGAATCGATGTAGATGAGCCTTTTGATGTGTCTCCGTATGCAGATGCTACGTTTCAATTCTTTTTAAGAAATCCAATTTGTCAAGAAATGGGACGTAAGTTTAAGATGTCTTTTTCTGGAACAGATGACGATACTGCTATTAGTTTTATTCACGATTTAGGTTTTATTGCGAAAATAAAAGTTGAAAACGGAGTTGCAAAAAAAGGATTCAAAGTTTTATTAGGTGGTGGTTTAGGATCACAACCAAGACATGCAGATGTTATTTATGATTTTCTAGAAGAAGATGTATTAATACCAACAATTGAAGGAGTTTTAAGAATTTTTGA from Polaribacter sp. ALD11 includes the following:
- a CDS encoding sulfate adenylyltransferase subunit 1, producing MNVLKIATAGSVDDGKSTLIGRILYDTKSLTEDKLEAIEEKSKQRGFDYLDFSLATDGLVAEREQGITIDVAHIYFSTRKKSFIIADTPGHIEYTRNMVTGASTAQASIVLIDARNGVVEQTYRHFFINNLLRIKDVVIAINKMDLVDFSEEKYNSIKGEIEYLASKSEYKNQNLTFIPMSALQGDNVVTKSENTPWYKGETLLHHLEKLDAAAINEVSQVRFPVQTVIRPKTDEYHDFRGYAGKIYGGDFEVGDAVSVLPSLTKSTIKSIHFFDKEFAKAKNGSSVTITLEDNVNVSRGDMLVKVSEEPKITKELNATICWMDKEPLKASQKYYIKHGVNDAQAKITQLSSIIKTDFSGKIDNPSELELNQIGDIQLKLSKPLLVDAYNENKSNGSFILINPKTNNTVGVGFIR
- a CDS encoding 4Fe-4S dicluster domain-containing protein translates to MAIIITDECINCGACEPECPNTAIYEGAEDWKYGEGTSLIGDVELKNGVTVNAEETQEAVSDEYYFIAPDKCTECIGFHEEPQCAAVCPVDCCVPDDAHIETEEELLAKQKFLHN